GCCTGCTGCCGGAGTAAGACCATGCTGCTGCGTTTTACCAAGATGCACGGCCTGGGCAATGACTTCATGGTTCTCGACCTGGTCAGCCAGCACGCGCATATTCTGCCCAAGCACGCCAAACAATGGGGTGATCGCAATACCGGGATTGGCTTCGATCAGTTGCTGATCGTCGAGGCCCCGAGCAACCCGGATGTGGATTTCCGCTACCGGATCTTCAACTCCGACGGCTCCGAAGTGGAACAGTGCGGCAATGGTGCACGCTGCTTTGCCCGCTTCGTGCTGGACAAGCGCCTGACCACCAAGCGCCAGATCCGCGTCGAGACCAAGAGCGGCGTGATCGAGCTGGATATCCGCAACGACGGCCAGATCAGCGTCAACATGGGCGCGCCGCGCCTGGTACCGGCGGACATTCCGTTCCAGGCGCCGGCCCAGGCCGACAGCTACACCCTGGACGTCGATGGCCGCCAGGTGCAGTTGGCCGCGGTGTCCATGGGCAACCCCCACGCCGTGTTGCGGGTGGATGACATCAACAGCGCGCCGGTGCACGAGCTGGGTCCGAAGATCGAACACCACCCGCGCTTCCCGGCGCGGGTCAACGTCGGTTTTCTCCAGGTCCTGGACCGCCAGCGCGCGCAACTGCGGGTCTGGGAACGCGGCGCCGGGGAAACCCAGGCCTGCGGCACCGGTGCCTGCGCTGCTGCTGTGGCCGCGATCAGCCAGGGGTGGATGGATTCGCCCCTATTGATCGACCTGCCGGGCGGGCGCCTGTCCATTGAATGGGCAGGCCCTGGCCAACCGGTGATGATGACCGGCCCGGCAGTGCGCGTATACGAAGGACAGGTGCGTCTTTAAGTGAGCGAAATCCATGACTGATCAGCCGCAGGTTCCTGCCGAAACGCCCGACCAATCACCGTCCGAAAACCTGGAGGCGGCAGCCGTCGCCGCCTACCTGGAGGCCCATCCGGACTTCTTCGTCGACCACGATGAACTGCTCCCGGCCTTGCGCATTCCCCATCAGCGCGGCGACACCGTATCGCTGGTGGAGCGGCAGATGAAGATCCTGCGCGAGCGCAACATCGAGATGCGCCATCGCCTTTCGCAGCTGATGGACGTGGCCCGGGACAACGACCGGCTGTTCGACAAGACCCGCCGCCTGATCCTCGCGCTGATGGACGCCACCAGCCTGGAAGAAGTGGTGATGAGCGTCGAAGACAGCCTGCGCCAGGATTTCCAGGTGCCCTTCGTCAGCCTGATCCTGTTCAGCGACAGCGCCATGCCGGTGGGGCGCTGGGTCTCCGCCGCCGAAGCCCAGGGCGCCATCGGCGGCCTGTTGTCCGAAGGCAAGAGCGTCAGCGGCAGCCTGCGCGAACACGAGCTGGATTTCCTTTTCGGCGAAGAGCAGCGCAAGCAGATCGGTTCTACCGCTGTGGTGGCCCTGGCGCATCAGGGCATGCATGGCGTACTCGCGATAGCCAGCCGTGATCCGCAGCACTACAAGAGCTCGGTGGGCACCCTGTTCCTCAACTACATCGCCGAAGTCACCGGCCGCGTTCTGCCGCGCTTCACCCACTCGCTGCGCTCGGTACGCTGACCATGCAACAACAGCTGGACGCCTACTGCGCGCATCTGCGCAGTGAGCGCCAGGTGTCGCCCCACACCCTGCAAGCCTACCGGCGCGACCTCGAGAAGGTGCTGGAGTTCTGCGAGAAAATGCAGGTGCGCAGCTGGACCGACCTGGACATCCAGGGCCTGCGCAGCCTGATTGCCCGCCTGCACCAGCAGGGCCAGTCGTCCCGCAGCCTGGCGCGCCTGCTGTCAGCGGTACGCGGGCTCTACCACTACCTGAACCGCGAAGGCTTGTGCACTCACGACCCGGCCAACGGCCTGGCGCCGCCCAAGGGCGAACGACGCCTGCCCAAGACCCTGGACACCGACCGCACCCTGCAGTTGCTCGATGGCGCCGTGGAAGACGACTTCCTGGCCCACCGCGACCAGGCGATTCTCGAACTTTTCTACTCCTGCGGCCTGCGCCTTTCCGAACTGACCAGCCTCAACCTCGATCAGCTGGACCTGGCGGACGGCCTGGTGCAGGTCCATGGCAAGGGCAGCAAGACCCGGGTCCTGCCGGTGGGCAAGAAGGCTCGGTCAGCCCTGGAGCAATGGCTCCCCCTGCGCGCCCTGAGCAACCCGCCTGATGGTGCCCTGTTCGTCAGCCAGAAGGGCCGGCGCCTGGGGCCGCGGGCCATCCAGCTGCGGGTCAAGGCCGCCGGCGAGCGCGAACTGGGGCAGAACCTGCACCCGCACATGCTGCGCCATTCCTTTGCCAGCCATTTGCTGGAATCCTCCCAGGACCTGCGCGCCGTGCAGGAGCTGCTGGGGCATTCGGACATCAAGACCACGCAGATCTACACCCACCTGGACTTCCAGCACCTGGCGGCGGTCTATGACAGCGCCCACCCACGGGCCAAACGCAACAAAGGCGGTGAGTAATGACCATCAAGCTGATCACCTTCGACCTCGACGACACCCTGTGGGATACCGCCCCGGTC
The DNA window shown above is from Pseudomonas protegens CHA0 and carries:
- the xerC gene encoding tyrosine recombinase XerC — protein: MQQQLDAYCAHLRSERQVSPHTLQAYRRDLEKVLEFCEKMQVRSWTDLDIQGLRSLIARLHQQGQSSRSLARLLSAVRGLYHYLNREGLCTHDPANGLAPPKGERRLPKTLDTDRTLQLLDGAVEDDFLAHRDQAILELFYSCGLRLSELTSLNLDQLDLADGLVQVHGKGSKTRVLPVGKKARSALEQWLPLRALSNPPDGALFVSQKGRRLGPRAIQLRVKAAGERELGQNLHPHMLRHSFASHLLESSQDLRAVQELLGHSDIKTTQIYTHLDFQHLAAVYDSAHPRAKRNKGGE
- a CDS encoding DUF484 family protein, translated to MTDQPQVPAETPDQSPSENLEAAAVAAYLEAHPDFFVDHDELLPALRIPHQRGDTVSLVERQMKILRERNIEMRHRLSQLMDVARDNDRLFDKTRRLILALMDATSLEEVVMSVEDSLRQDFQVPFVSLILFSDSAMPVGRWVSAAEAQGAIGGLLSEGKSVSGSLREHELDFLFGEEQRKQIGSTAVVALAHQGMHGVLAIASRDPQHYKSSVGTLFLNYIAEVTGRVLPRFTHSLRSVR
- the dapF gene encoding diaminopimelate epimerase, whose translation is MLLRFTKMHGLGNDFMVLDLVSQHAHILPKHAKQWGDRNTGIGFDQLLIVEAPSNPDVDFRYRIFNSDGSEVEQCGNGARCFARFVLDKRLTTKRQIRVETKSGVIELDIRNDGQISVNMGAPRLVPADIPFQAPAQADSYTLDVDGRQVQLAAVSMGNPHAVLRVDDINSAPVHELGPKIEHHPRFPARVNVGFLQVLDRQRAQLRVWERGAGETQACGTGACAAAVAAISQGWMDSPLLIDLPGGRLSIEWAGPGQPVMMTGPAVRVYEGQVRL